CATCTAGCACCTCATCCGGTTGAACCGCTGCGAGCGGCGTTACCAGCATGCACAGAACAAACGCCAACCACCTCATTGTGCAGCCACCGTGTTTGATGTGGATTTTGCAGCACCCGCCGCAACACGCAAGCGTCGGTCGGACAAAGAAATGAAGCCACCTAATGCCATCAAAATAGCGCCCCCCCAAATCCAATTCGCGAAGGGTTTGATGTAGGTGCGCACGGCCCAACCGCCGCCGGTTTGTGGATCACCGAGCACAACATAGACATCGCGCAGAATACCGTTGCGAATGCCAGCTTCTGTCGTTGGCATTTGTGCGACTGGGTAGACGCGTTTTTCCGCAAAGACCTGCCCGACAAAGCGACCGTTGCGATAGACGTTTATTTCACCGCCTTCACCGAAATAGTTCGGGCCGTCAATTTCGACAACGGCGGCCAGTTCGATCTCATGAATACCGACGTTCCAACGATCACCGACTTGGGCAATCCGAATGTCCTCGGCCTCCCAAGCCATCAGTGCAGCGACTGCAAAGACCGTAATTCCAAGGCCGGAATGCGCGGTGAATTTACCCCAGTCCGCGCGTGGCAATCTGGTGAGACGTTTCAAACGCGCCGCAACAGCACCGCGACCTGTGCGCAGCCAAAGGTCCATACATGCGCCACCAACAACCCAAACGCCCAAGATCACCCCGATGGGACCCATCGCAGAGCGTCCAGTCTGTAGCGCAAATGCCAACGCTCCAAACGCGATTGCAAGACCAGCAACTGGCGCCATAGATTTGATGGCTTTGCTAAGGCTGCCACGTTTCCACGCCAGCACTGCACCCACAGGCAAGATGATCGCCAGTGGGACGAAAACCAGTGTGAAGGCAAAATTGAAGAATGGCGGCCCGACGGAGACCTGTTCAGGTTTATCAAACAGTCCAAGCGCGTAGAACGGGTTCGCCATACCGCCGCTCCAAATAGGGCTAGCCGACGCGAGTTCGACCACCAAAGGCCAAATCGTGCCCCAGAAGACAACAAAGCTGGACACAGCAAGCAACACATTGTTGGACACAAGCGCGGTTTCGCGGCTGACCAACCCAAAGACGCCTTTCGACTCCATCGCCTTTGCGCGCAACGCGAATAGCAGTAGTCCACCCCCAACAAATACCGCGAGGATCATCAAGATAAACACACCCCGTTCAGGGTCGTTGGCAAAGGCATGCACCGACGTCAGCACGCCCGAACGCACGATGAATGTTCCGAGAAGCGAGAACCCGAAGGCGAGGATCGCCAGCAGGATCGTCCATGCTTTCAGGCTTTCGCGCTTTTCAACCACGATGGCGGAATGCAGCAATGCGGCCGCCAAAAGCCACGGCATGAAGGATGCGTTTTCAACAGGGTCCCAGAACCAGAAGCCACCCCACCCAAGTTCGTAGTAGGCCCACCATGAGCCAAGCGCGATACCGATGGTCAGGAAAATCCAAGCGGCCAATGTCCACGGGCGCACCCAACGGCCCCAAGCCGCATCAACACGTCCTTCGAGTAAGGCGGCAATCGCGAACGAGAACGACATGCTCAGCCCGACATAGCCGAGGTACAAAAACGGCGGGTGAAACGCGAGGCCCGGATCCTGCAACAATGGGTTCAAATCTTGGCCATTAAACGGCGGAAATTCCAAACGCTCAAACGGGTTGGATGTGAACAGGATGAAGCCGTAAAACGCAACGCTAACAGCGGCTTGAACACCCAATACCCGGGCACGCAGGCTGGCAGGTAAATTGCTACCAAACCAGCTGGCACAGGCGCCGAACAGCACCAAGATCAGCAACCAAAGCAGCATAGATCCTTCGTGGTTCCCCCAAACACCGCTGATTTTATAAAGCATTGGCTTGTCGGAATGGCTATTTGCCACCACAAGGCGCAGCGAAAAGTCAGACACAACAAAGGCATACATCAGGGCTGCAAAGCTGAATCCAACAAGAAGGAACTGCACCGTCGCAGCAGGATCAGCCAACCCCATCCAACCACGCCACCCTTTGTGAGCGCCAATAAGGGGAACAACCATCTGCACAACCCCAACAAGGGCGGCAAGAATCAATGCGAAATGTCCGAGTTCAATAATCATGGTGCGATTATAGGTCTCAAGCGCCGCGCCGCCAGTGAAACTGCGATCACAATGCAGGGCGAAACGTCACGGCTAGGGCTGGTTACGTTGCCACTCTAGGAGGGCAGGATTTGAGGAAGGTTCCACAGCCCCCAATGTTAGATCAGCCGAAGGCTTGCTTTGTGCGACTTGCGGTGTGTCAAACCGCAGCGCTTGCAACGCGCGTGTGTTTTCAACAACCGTCGGAACCCGCGCCAATGTTTGCGCGATGGATCGCTGGAAATCTTGACTATGTGCTTGATGCCGTGCACCAAAATAGAAACTTACAATCGCGCCCATAAGCCACCACAGCGGGTCTGGCACCAGCGATATCCCCTGCATCCGCGTGGAAAACCAAACCGGATCAACCATCGCGACCACAAACAACCCAATGGTCCCAAACGCCAGTAATGGGCGCGGCAAGCGGTTCAACCCGTCCATAAGGCGATCAAAGCCCCCTACCCGTTGCACCGCAAACTCGGACGCGAACTGCTGCATGGTTTGTTGTTTTATCCCTGCCTGACGCACTGCCGCGCCTTCGGCGTTCTCACGAAACACCTGTGCCGTTTCAACGATCACATTGCGCCCGTCGCCAAACACGCCCCTGAAAATCCGCTCAATCAAACCCATCGCGCTGTCCTTTCGCGATGCTGGTCCTCGCTCAGGTGAAAGCGTGGCGAGATAAATTCTTCCGCCCGTGTAATCCAACCGCCCTTCCCGCCATCCAAGCGCCGTGCATATTTACGGCTGGCCGGACGCGCATCCGCCAACGCGTAATAGTAGTTACGCCGTGCAATCCCGTAGGCATCAACGAAATGGTCAACTGCAGCCGCCATACCCTGTTCCGTTGCTGCAATCGTCTGGGGGCCGATGACGCCATCAACCGTCACCAAGATACGCATGTCCTGCAGCAGCCGCTGCAAAATCCGCACCGCATTGGCCCCAGCGTTTACATACATATCAAAAACCGACGCCTGCAACGCGGACGGCAGCAGACGAATATTAGGCCGATTAAAATAATGATTGATGAAGATCGTGACAGCCTGTTCGCGCGTTAACACGCGCACGTCCTGTTCTGTCACCTGCCCATCGCCATCCAGATCAAGCCCTAGGCGGCGCATGGTATGAATGGTGACGCCATGGTTTGTGGCACCGCCCGGATCATCTGGATCATTAACAAACCCACCCTCACGAGCAACAATACCTTCGGCGATTTGGTGAACATCGTGCATCCTGGCACCCCCATGCAATTGCACATGAAGGGTGTCTGATGAAGGTTAACCGCTGGTAGCGGTACCGTCCGTTGCGTCGGTCAGGTCAGGATCAACCGGCTCACAGAAGTTCTGTTGTTCATGCATGTTTTCAACTTCGGCAGGCATGTATGTTTCGTCATGTTTGGCAAGAATTTCAACAGCTTCAAATGTACCGTTAATGTAATTTCCTTGACCAACCATACCTTGTCCTTCTTCAAACAAGCTCGGCAAGATGCCTTCAAACGTCACGGGAACGGCGGTAAAGCAATCGGTTACAACGAACGACACATGGGTGCCCTCACCGCGCACGATTGACCCCGCCTGCACCATTCCACCAATGCGGAACAGTTCCGTTTCAACGGGTGGTTCAGCCAACACTTCGCTCGGCGAACGGAAATAGTTAATCCCGTCACGCAACGCGTACCCAATGATTGCAGTGGAAAGCCCAAGCGCCACGAAGGCAACGACAATAATCTGGATACGGCGCGTCTTCTTTAGCGATTTCATGGCCCAACCCTAAGGAAATAGCGGAGCCATCATAAGCCCCTCAGTCTCAGAAAGACCTAACATCAGGTTGGCGTTCTGCAAGGCCTGCCCGCTTGACCCTTTGGTGAGGTTATCAAGTGCCGCGATGACAATGGCGCGGCCATCCCGACGGTCAGCAACTACCCCAACGTGACAGAAATTGGACCCACGGATGTGGCGAATGCTCGGGTATTCGCCGAACGGCAGCACGACGACGAAAGGTTCGTCCACGTAGGCCGTGGCCAGCACATCATGAATAGCCTGCGCATCACCCTTTACGTAATTTGTCGCAAGAATTCCGCGGTTTGCAGGGATTAAGTGTGGCGTGAACTGAACCTCGACGGGCCGTCCGGCAATCGCTGAAAACTCCTGATCGAACTCACCCAGATGGCGGTGCGTGCCGCCAACCGCATAGGCATTCGCGCCCTCTGACAGCTCTGCGTGCAGCAGGTTTTCCTTCAAAGCGCGCCCCGCGCCAGACACCGCACAGGCCAAATCCATGATGATTTCATCAAGATCGATGACGCCCGCTGCGATCAAAGGCCGCAGCGCAAACTGCCCCGTCGCCGCGTTGCAGCCCGTACCGGCGACAAGCCGCGCATTCGCGATTTCGTCACGGTAAAACTCTGTCAGGCCGTAGACGGCTTCTTTTTGCAGCTCAACTGCCGCGTGATCATTGCCGTACCACTTCTTATAGGCTTCGGGATCACGCAAACGGAAATCGGCGCTCAGATCAACGATCTTTAGCGTTTTTGGCAGTTTTGAGATCACCTCTTGGCTGGTCTTGTGCGGCAATGCGCAAAACGCCAGATCGATGCCATCAAAGTCAACATCATCAATGGTTGTCAAAACAGGCAGGTCCAAGTGGCGTAGATGCGGGAACACCTGCGCCATGCTTTGCCCAGCTTTGGAATTGCCGGACAGTGCTGCGATTTCGATATGCGGGTGGCTTGCAATCAAGCGCACCAGTTCAGCGCCCGTATAGCCAGAGGCCCCAAGGATCGCGATTTTATAAGTCATTTCTTAGTCTCCGTGGCCCAAACCCTTGGTCTAGGCATGCGTCAATTCTCAGTTAAGCGGCTTGAAACTGAATTTCTCGTCGCAAGAACTGTGTCGCGCTATTGCTCACGCGTTTTGGATCGCCAGAGGTCAGGAAACAGGCCTCCCCGCTCCCAATCATCTCTGGGCGACGGTCAAGATAGTCCGCAAGGCTTTCGGCAACCAGATTGGCCTGCGAAAACACCTTAACATCCTCGCCGAGCGCCTGTTGGAACGCGTCCTGCATCAAAGGATAATGGGTACATCCCAAAATCGCAGCATCCGGATGCGGCATTTTACGTTTCAGCGCGTCCACATGGCTGTTCACCAGTGCTTCGGCCAAGATCAGATCGTTATCTTCAATCGCATCAACGACACCGCCACAGGCCTGCGCTTCGACGTCCACACCAACAGCGCGGAATGCCAATTCACGTTGGAACGCACGGCTTGAAACGGTCGCTGGTGTCGCAAACAGAGCCACATGTTTTACATCGACTTCGCGTGGCGGGGAATTATCGCCCCATGAACGTTCAGTCAGGGCTTCGATCAATGGCACAAACACCCCGAGAACCCGTTTGCCTTCAGGCACCCAGCCTTCTTGCATCTTGCGCAACGCCGCTGCAGACGCCGTATTACAAGCCAAAATCACCAGATCACAGCCAGCATCAAACAAAGCCTGCGTCGCAGCTGTGGTCTTTTCATAGATATCGTCGGCCGTGCGCACACCGTAAGGCGCATGCGCGCTATCCGCAAAATAAGCGAACGGAACATCCGGCAGACGCTTTTGTACGGCGTCCAGCACAGTCAAGCCGCCCAATCCACTATCAAAAATACCAACTGCCATCTGCTTAACCTTTGCGCTTATAGCGATCATCAAATTCTCGCCCGAATGTCTGAACATTCACGGCCTTTGGACTCAGCTCATACGTCGCTTTGCGCAGGAAATCCATGCAACTTGTCGCATCTGTCTTAAATGCATCCAGCTTAGCAGACGGAATTGGTTTTCCGATCACAACACGCACATCCGACCCGACCCGCGTTTTGAATTCGCGCACCAAAAGCCCCATGCGCAATGTCGTGTGAAGATGGCTGGCAAGCTGGAACGCGCGACTGTTCGCGCCTTCAAAAAAGATCGGCACAACCACAGCATCGCTTTTGGACACCATCTTCGCCGTGAAGTTTCGCCATTGCGGGTCCATCGGTTTGGAAAACGGCCGTGCAGATGTGCTGACGGTCCCACCAGGGAAAATACCCATTGCGCCACCCTCGTCTAAATACCGCAGCGCTTCTTTACGAGTTTCAAGATTCAGACGCGCGGCTTCTTTCGTTTCATCAAACGATACCGGCAGGATAACACGTTCCAGATCGGGGGACTTTCGGAACACCGAATTGGCGAGGATTTTGAAATCCCCTCCGCGGCGTTCAGACAGAATGCGCCCCATCATTAATCCGTCCAGAATGCCGTATGGGTGGTTTGACACAACGATCAATGGGCCAGTCTTTGGAATGTTCTCTAAAGACCCACCAACGACATTGAGGTTCAACTTATAACGTTCTGTTATCACACGCCAAAAATCAGCGCCCTGTGCAACTTCCGCGTCATAACCACGGGCCTTGCGGATCAAACGAAAACGCCCCGTCGCATTTTCCATAACTCGAATAACTGCACGCCCGCCTTTTGAGGATGCAGAGCTGGCATAAGAAATATCGCGCGCAATTTGGTTCTTGGCCATAACGTCCGCCGTCCACTCACTTTTGATTTAGGTAACCCTTCCGCCCAGCAACCACCAGCGAAAGCTACTCGGCTGCTGAACGCTTCTGTGACTCCCGCAAAACAGTAAGCAATTCTTCCCGACGTTTCGCTGTTTTTGCGACATTGGCCTGCTTCACGGGGCCAAAGCCGCGGTTGTCGAGCGGCAGCTTCGCCAGCGCGATCGCCGCTTCCAGCGTGTCCGGACGGACGAGCTTGTGCACCTCCTCCATGTCGGCCTCGTATTGCTTTATCAAAGCGCGCTCCATCTTACGTTCCTCAGTGCGCCCGAACACATCCCACGCCGTGCCACGTACTCCCTTCAAGCGTGCTAGAAGCGGAAACAGCTTAGCGGTGAACCTTGGCATAGCCCGCTTCTTCGGTCGCCCGTCAGCGCCCGTGCCGCCAAGCATCGGTGGGGCAAGGTGATGGGTCAGCTTCAAGTCCCCGTCAAAGGTCGCTTGCGCCTTTTTCTTTGTACCAATCAACAACCGCGCGACTTCGTATTCATCCTTATAAGACAACACCTTGTAGTAGCCCAAGGCCACGGCATCGCGTAGATCACCCTCAAAACGTGCCACGAAATCAGTGTAGCGCTTTGCGTAATCGGCATTCTGATACGCGGTCAGATGCGTTGCACGGAATGCGATTTTTTCCTCAGCCGATTTGGGCAATTCAACCACATCTGACGATAGGACCTTGGCAGCGTCTGCAGGATGCAACACCGCCCAACGGCCATATTCAAACGCCTGCAAATTGCGTTTCACAGCGGTGCCGTTCAGCTCAATAGCCTTGCGAATTGATGCACCAGAAACAGGGATCGCCCCCATTTGCCACGCAGCCCCAAACACCATCATGTTGGAATAAATCGCTTCCCCCATCAGTGCCTTTGCCAGCTCAGATGCATCAAACATCGACAAACCATTCTGAAGGCGTGCCTCCAATGCCAACGTCAGACGATCTGCGGGAAGTTTGAAACTGATGTCACGGGTAAAGTCGCCCGTGATGATTTCATGGGCATTCACAACGCCGCGCGTTCGACCTGTCGACATTAGGCCAAGTGTCTTTGACCCCGCAGAAACGACCAAGTCACCACCGATAAGTGCATCGCACTCACCCGTTGAGACACGGATCGCGTTGATATCACATGCGTTCTCGGCAATCCGACAATGAATGTGCACAGCACCGCCCTTTTGGGCCAACCCAGCCATTTCCATCATACCTGCAGCTTTACCATCCACATGGGCCGCCATCGCAAGCACGGCACCAATGGTCACAACACCGGTTCCACCAACACCTGTGATGACCACGTTGTGTGTGCCATTAATCGTCGGCAACGCTGGGTCTGACATATTTGGCAGCGCGATCGAATTGGTCGCGGCAGTTTTCAACTGCGCGCCCTCAACCGTCACGAATGACGGGCAAAATCCATTTACGCAGGAAAAATCCTTATTGCAGCTCGACTGATCAATCGCACGTTTGCGACCGAGTTCGGTTTCAACTGGAACGATGGAAACACAGTTGGACTGCAAGCCACAATCCCCACAACCTTCGCAAACGTCTGTATTGATGAACACGCGTTTGTCTGGGTCAGGAAACAACCCGCGTTTACGGCGGCGGCGTTTCTCGGCGGCGCAAGTTTGCACATAAACAAGAACCGATACACCTTTGACTTCGCTCAATTCTATTTGAACACTTTCAAGCTGATCACGCGTCGAAATCTTGACTGCAGATGGAACATTTGAAAGGTCAGCGCCCTCCGCGGGATCATGCACCAGATGTACGGTCTTAACGCCCATCGCCAAAACTTCTTGGCAAATTTGATCGTGGGTCAGCCCACCATCATTGCCTTGCCCACCCGTCATCGCGACCGCGTCGTTATACAAGATTTTATAGGTCATCGTCGTGCCAGCCATCAACGCGAACCGGATCGCCTGAACACCGGAATGGTTATACGTCCCATCACCAAGGTTTTGGAACACATGTCCACGGTTTGAAAACGGAGCCTCGCCAACCCAATTCGCGCCCTCACCGCCCATTTGGGTAAACCCGACGGTATCACGGTCCATCCATTGCACCATGTAGTGACACCCGATCCCCGCATACGCACGCGACCCGTCAGGGACTTTGGTGGACGAATTATGTGGGCAGCCAGAACAGAAGTACGGCAACCGAGCAGCAATTTCTTCCGCGTTATCAGCACGTTTCGCTTCGGCAAGTTTCGCGAGCCCGCCTTCAATCTTTTCTGACCCACAGCCCTCCTCAATCAAGACTTCGCCAATCTTTTCAGCAATGAAAATCGGATCAAGCGCAAAGCGGGTTGGGAAAAACTCTTCGCGGCGACCTTCCTTACGGTGGTCCCCTTTATGCCAGCCATAAACGCGCCGACCGTCATGATCGTCAAAGATCGCCTCTTTGATCTGTACCTCAATCAGCTTGCGCTTTTCTTCGACCGAAATGATCAGATCCAGCCCTTCGGCCCACTCATGGAAGCTTTCCATATCAAGTGGCCAAACTTGCCCGACTTTGTAGGTGGTGATGCCAAGGCGTTCGGCCTCGGCTTCATCAATACCCAGCAAAGACATGGCGTGTTGCAGGTCCAACCAGTTTTTACCTGCCGCGACCAAGCCGATCTTAGCGCCCTTGTTAGGCCAGCCGACCTTATCGATCTTATTGGCCCGCGCGAAAGCTTCCGCAGCAAAGCGTTTGTGGTCAATAATGCGGGCTTCTTGTTCAACCGGCGTGTCGATCAGACGGATGTTCAACCCACCATCTGGCATCTCAAAATCAGGTGTTACGAAGTTTTGGACAAACGGGTCACCATCCACAACGCTGGTGACTTCAATTGTATCCTTCATGGTCTTCAACCCGACCCAAACACCGGCAAAACGGCTTAAAGCCCAGGCATATTGCCCCATATCAAGAATTTCTTGCACCCCAGCCGGGGACACGATGGGCATATAGGCATCTACCATCGCCCAATCTGATTGATGCAGCGTGGTTGAGCTTTCGCCCGTATGGTCATCACCCATGGCCATGATGACACCGCCCGCTGGCGACGTTCCAGCCATATTCGCATGGCGCATCACGTCGCCAGAACGGTCCACCCCTGGCCCCTTGCCGTACCACAAGCCAAAGACGCCGTCGTATGATCCCTCGCCGCGCAGTTCCGCCTGCTGGCTTCCCCACAAGGCCGTTGCCGCCAAATCCTCGTTGAGCCCGCGCTGAAACGTGACATCAGCCTCCGTAAGCTGCTTCTCTGCACGTTCCATTTGCATATCAACAGCGCCAAGGGGCGAACCGCGATAACCCGTCACGTATCCCGCCGTATTTAGCCCTGCGGCTTCATCGCGTGCCTTTTGAATTAGCATTAAGCGCACCAGCGCTTGGGTGCCGTTCAACAAGACCTGACGTTTGCTCAGGTCATAGCGGTCATTCAGCGTAACTTCTTGACGGGTCATTAAGCACCTCCCTGCTAATTTTTCGCCTATTTTTTGACCATAGGTCATAACTCCTGACCTACCAAACGCATTTGTGCCTGACATCACGAACTGAAACAGTCATAAAGCGCGGGTAACAAGTGGAATGGTGTGAGCGATAACAGATGCAGCAAGGATACCGAATGGACTGGGATAAGCTAAGAATATTTCACGCGGTCGCTGACGCGGGTTCCCTAACCCACGCCGGTGAGACGCTTCATTTGTCCCAATCTGCGGTGTCGCGCCAAATTCGCGCGCTTGAGGAATCACTTTCGACCATTCTATTTCACCGTCATGCCCGCGGCCTAATCCTAACAGAACAGGGTGAGCTGCTGTTTGATGCCACCAAATCCATGTCCCGCAGGTTAGATGCAGCCAGCGCACGTATCAAAGACAGCGCGGAAGAAGTGTTTGGTGAACTTAAAGTCACCACAACGACTGGCTTCGGCACACTTTGGCTCGCGCCGCGCCTACCCGCGCTTTATGAAAAGTACCCAGACCTCAACATCGACCTGATGTTGGAAGAACGCGTGCTCGACCTTCCAATGCGCGAGGCCGACGTTGCCATCCGCATGAAAGAGCCATCCCAAGCCGACCTGATCCGCAAGAAGCTTATGACGGTGCGCATGCGTCTGTACGCATCCCAAGCCTACCTCGACCGTGTCGGCACGCTCGAGCACATGGAAGATATCGGCAAGCACCGC
This Octadecabacter temperatus DNA region includes the following protein-coding sequences:
- a CDS encoding LysR family transcriptional regulator, coding for MDWDKLRIFHAVADAGSLTHAGETLHLSQSAVSRQIRALEESLSTILFHRHARGLILTEQGELLFDATKSMSRRLDAASARIKDSAEEVFGELKVTTTTGFGTLWLAPRLPALYEKYPDLNIDLMLEERVLDLPMREADVAIRMKEPSQADLIRKKLMTVRMRLYASQAYLDRVGTLEHMEDIGKHRLICQSPSAFQVAAGATLVEQLLAHDKPNLLHVNNYFGVLQAVLSDLGIGVMPDYVIEDFPNLVRVLPEVESGEVPVFLAYPEELRQSKRIMAFRDFVQDEIIAHRRRIRDGESVLG
- the ccmE gene encoding cytochrome c maturation protein CcmE codes for the protein MKSLKKTRRIQIIVVAFVALGLSTAIIGYALRDGINYFRSPSEVLAEPPVETELFRIGGMVQAGSIVRGEGTHVSFVVTDCFTAVPVTFEGILPSLFEEGQGMVGQGNYINGTFEAVEILAKHDETYMPAEVENMHEQQNFCEPVDPDLTDATDGTATSG
- a CDS encoding holin family protein — its product is MGLIERIFRGVFGDGRNVIVETAQVFRENAEGAAVRQAGIKQQTMQQFASEFAVQRVGGFDRLMDGLNRLPRPLLAFGTIGLFVVAMVDPVWFSTRMQGISLVPDPLWWLMGAIVSFYFGARHQAHSQDFQRSIAQTLARVPTVVENTRALQALRFDTPQVAQSKPSADLTLGAVEPSSNPALLEWQRNQP
- a CDS encoding indolepyruvate ferredoxin oxidoreductase family protein, which translates into the protein MTRQEVTLNDRYDLSKRQVLLNGTQALVRLMLIQKARDEAAGLNTAGYVTGYRGSPLGAVDMQMERAEKQLTEADVTFQRGLNEDLAATALWGSQQAELRGEGSYDGVFGLWYGKGPGVDRSGDVMRHANMAGTSPAGGVIMAMGDDHTGESSTTLHQSDWAMVDAYMPIVSPAGVQEILDMGQYAWALSRFAGVWVGLKTMKDTIEVTSVVDGDPFVQNFVTPDFEMPDGGLNIRLIDTPVEQEARIIDHKRFAAEAFARANKIDKVGWPNKGAKIGLVAAGKNWLDLQHAMSLLGIDEAEAERLGITTYKVGQVWPLDMESFHEWAEGLDLIISVEEKRKLIEVQIKEAIFDDHDGRRVYGWHKGDHRKEGRREEFFPTRFALDPIFIAEKIGEVLIEEGCGSEKIEGGLAKLAEAKRADNAEEIAARLPYFCSGCPHNSSTKVPDGSRAYAGIGCHYMVQWMDRDTVGFTQMGGEGANWVGEAPFSNRGHVFQNLGDGTYNHSGVQAIRFALMAGTTMTYKILYNDAVAMTGGQGNDGGLTHDQICQEVLAMGVKTVHLVHDPAEGADLSNVPSAVKISTRDQLESVQIELSEVKGVSVLVYVQTCAAEKRRRRKRGLFPDPDKRVFINTDVCEGCGDCGLQSNCVSIVPVETELGRKRAIDQSSCNKDFSCVNGFCPSFVTVEGAQLKTAATNSIALPNMSDPALPTINGTHNVVITGVGGTGVVTIGAVLAMAAHVDGKAAGMMEMAGLAQKGGAVHIHCRIAENACDINAIRVSTGECDALIGGDLVVSAGSKTLGLMSTGRTRGVVNAHEIITGDFTRDISFKLPADRLTLALEARLQNGLSMFDASELAKALMGEAIYSNMMVFGAAWQMGAIPVSGASIRKAIELNGTAVKRNLQAFEYGRWAVLHPADAAKVLSSDVVELPKSAEEKIAFRATHLTAYQNADYAKRYTDFVARFEGDLRDAVALGYYKVLSYKDEYEVARLLIGTKKKAQATFDGDLKLTHHLAPPMLGGTGADGRPKKRAMPRFTAKLFPLLARLKGVRGTAWDVFGRTEERKMERALIKQYEADMEEVHKLVRPDTLEAAIALAKLPLDNRGFGPVKQANVAKTAKRREELLTVLRESQKRSAAE
- a CDS encoding glutamate racemase; its protein translation is MAVGIFDSGLGGLTVLDAVQKRLPDVPFAYFADSAHAPYGVRTADDIYEKTTAATQALFDAGCDLVILACNTASAAALRKMQEGWVPEGKRVLGVFVPLIEALTERSWGDNSPPREVDVKHVALFATPATVSSRAFQRELAFRAVGVDVEAQACGGVVDAIEDNDLILAEALVNSHVDALKRKMPHPDAAILGCTHYPLMQDAFQQALGEDVKVFSQANLVAESLADYLDRRPEMIGSGEACFLTSGDPKRVSNSATQFLRREIQFQAA
- the argC gene encoding N-acetyl-gamma-glutamyl-phosphate reductase, whose translation is MTYKIAILGASGYTGAELVRLIASHPHIEIAALSGNSKAGQSMAQVFPHLRHLDLPVLTTIDDVDFDGIDLAFCALPHKTSQEVISKLPKTLKIVDLSADFRLRDPEAYKKWYGNDHAAVELQKEAVYGLTEFYRDEIANARLVAGTGCNAATGQFALRPLIAAGVIDLDEIIMDLACAVSGAGRALKENLLHAELSEGANAYAVGGTHRHLGEFDQEFSAIAGRPVEVQFTPHLIPANRGILATNYVKGDAQAIHDVLATAYVDEPFVVVLPFGEYPSIRHIRGSNFCHVGVVADRRDGRAIVIAALDNLTKGSSGQALQNANLMLGLSETEGLMMAPLFP
- a CDS encoding heme lyase CcmF/NrfE family subunit; translation: MIIELGHFALILAALVGVVQMVVPLIGAHKGWRGWMGLADPAATVQFLLVGFSFAALMYAFVVSDFSLRLVVANSHSDKPMLYKISGVWGNHEGSMLLWLLILVLFGACASWFGSNLPASLRARVLGVQAAVSVAFYGFILFTSNPFERLEFPPFNGQDLNPLLQDPGLAFHPPFLYLGYVGLSMSFSFAIAALLEGRVDAAWGRWVRPWTLAAWIFLTIGIALGSWWAYYELGWGGFWFWDPVENASFMPWLLAAALLHSAIVVEKRESLKAWTILLAILAFGFSLLGTFIVRSGVLTSVHAFANDPERGVFILMILAVFVGGGLLLFALRAKAMESKGVFGLVSRETALVSNNVLLAVSSFVVFWGTIWPLVVELASASPIWSGGMANPFYALGLFDKPEQVSVGPPFFNFAFTLVFVPLAIILPVGAVLAWKRGSLSKAIKSMAPVAGLAIAFGALAFALQTGRSAMGPIGVILGVWVVGGACMDLWLRTGRGAVAARLKRLTRLPRADWGKFTAHSGLGITVFAVAALMAWEAEDIRIAQVGDRWNVGIHEIELAAVVEIDGPNYFGEGGEINVYRNGRFVGQVFAEKRVYPVAQMPTTEAGIRNGILRDVYVVLGDPQTGGGWAVRTYIKPFANWIWGGAILMALGGFISLSDRRLRVAAGAAKSTSNTVAAQ
- a CDS encoding lysophospholipid acyltransferase family protein, which codes for MAKNQIARDISYASSASSKGGRAVIRVMENATGRFRLIRKARGYDAEVAQGADFWRVITERYKLNLNVVGGSLENIPKTGPLIVVSNHPYGILDGLMMGRILSERRGGDFKILANSVFRKSPDLERVILPVSFDETKEAARLNLETRKEALRYLDEGGAMGIFPGGTVSTSARPFSKPMDPQWRNFTAKMVSKSDAVVVPIFFEGANSRAFQLASHLHTTLRMGLLVREFKTRVGSDVRVVIGKPIPSAKLDAFKTDATSCMDFLRKATYELSPKAVNVQTFGREFDDRYKRKG
- a CDS encoding holin-associated N-acetylmuramidase codes for the protein MHDVHQIAEGIVAREGGFVNDPDDPGGATNHGVTIHTMRRLGLDLDGDGQVTEQDVRVLTREQAVTIFINHYFNRPNIRLLPSALQASVFDMYVNAGANAVRILQRLLQDMRILVTVDGVIGPQTIAATEQGMAAAVDHFVDAYGIARRNYYYALADARPASRKYARRLDGGKGGWITRAEEFISPRFHLSEDQHRERTARWV